The following nucleotide sequence is from Hylaeus volcanicus isolate JK05 chromosome 3, UHH_iyHylVolc1.0_haploid, whole genome shotgun sequence.
TCTACTAGCGCTCGTCATTCCCGTGCTTcccattaaaaaacaattttccccCATTGCTCCCTCGTTTTCACGAAAGAAATTACGCTACCCCCGTTTTCCCGAACCTCCATATAAAGCAAGCAAGAACAGAAATAAAGCCTGTGGGTGGAAAGGAAAAGCACAAACCAACGTGCAACCGCGAGGAAGGGTAGGATTTTTAGGGGGAAGTTCGACACGGTGTCTCGCAGTCGAAGCGTTTCCTGAAAGCGAGCATTCCCCTGGTCACGGTTTGTTTCCATAGCGGTTTCACCTTTCCCCCCTCCCCGTTACGTCTTATTTTACGTTCACGTGGCTCGTAAAGGCCGTAATGGCCGCGGCAATAAAAGCGATACCTATGACGGAAGTAATAATACGTCGATGTCAGGGAAAAATAGTGGAGACGACGCCATTTATCTTTACTCCCGGCGACGACACACTTGTTTGCTCGTTCCCTCGCGTTATTTGCTTCCCAGCTCGGAGGGAAACGACCACGGGCAACTGTTGCGCGGTgaccaaatatttttcgagaaacggCTGACGTGCGGGGGGCGAGGCCGGGGCTGGAGGGGGACACTCGAAACGGGCAAAGTGAATAACTACTTGACCCTTTCGCCGCGGTGCAGGCGTAACTAACAATTAGGCCGCTTGTGCTGCGCCCGGGCGAAACGACCTACGCAAGAATcacaaattttccattttttacgATATTCGTTGGATTCGAGGAATATTTTGTCTGGATAGGgtatgttaattatttattttgggaTGGAGGTACATAAATACAATGCAAGAGAAAATTGGCTCTTTCTAACAAGtcacttaattattaaattagaaCGGTGAAGTACATCGcgtatataaatatcgaaCCTCGTTTAGTTTCTTGCTCGATAAGTCACGTAAACCTCGTTATTACAGTAGTACGAATATATAAACTCGTAAAACCTggatttacaaataaaaattgtcccgttcaaattttataaataattccacaCAAATAAGATTATAATTTCCTTATTCATTCCACCAAGGATccgtcttaaaaaaaaatcactcaGTTTCTTCGTAGAACCCtcgtaaaaaatgttatttataaaaatgttctaaagATGAAAAGCTCGACTGGGAACGCGAAAATGGGCGCCGTTTGTTTCGGGAACGTCCAATATCGGTGCTTGCCGGTGGAAACGTCTCCGTTTTCGACAGAGGAATCCAGCGGCGTTTCGTTTCCCAACACTTGGAAGGCAATTTCGAGCGGTATGCAAAGAGGGTCGAGcgaaaaactgaaaatgtCCCCGGATGGTAATTGGAGGGAGGGCGGAAGAAGACATTTCGAAGGTCCTGAATTTTAGAAGCGCTCCACGACGTGATCCGATTACGTTGCACCAGGCAGAAGACAGTTCCTTCAGGGTCTCGTTGTAAATAAACGATAGCTCCGCTGACTGGAAGGCCATTTTGCTGGACCGTTGTTCGATCGAAGGCCATGGCTTCCTCGGAGCTATCCCGGCAGGCTGcatttcttgaatatttcagcCGGGATAACAGTTGGCCTGAGATTGCTTGATTCTCTGGTTGAGGTTTACTCGATGGAACTAATCCAACGGATGGTTGAGAGGAGAAAATTACAGCGGATAGTTTTTTGTAAGGATATTCTCTTTCGCGAGCAAGACAATAAAACGTCGAGTCGAGATTTCTCGAGAAACTCGAATTTTCACGGCGCGAGATCGACCTTGCAAAAGGGGCAAATTAAGCGTACACGTGACACACCGAGTTTGGTTAGGTATGTTCGTTATCAAGTTGAAGACACCTTGTTGTATTCCCAAGTAATTGAAAATGGGGAAAAAAATAGATCGAGAAGATTTGACGATGAACATAAATTAACTGGAAgcggaaaatgaaaagaaaagagctTTGCGAAAGTCGTAAATTGAAACGATGGAAATGaagcaaaaagaattatttctttatgacagaattctttttccaaGATGCACTAAACACGTTTTTCAAAATGTCTCAGAATATCGAGCGTCGAAATTGATCTCGTCCGTGGTAGCCTTTCTAACGCAAAGTAAAAAGTCGAATTGTGTTCTCGAAGAAAACTCGAATTTCTCGAGCATAAAATCGATCGCACGGCGAGGTGTGAGCCACCAGATTTCAAGATCAGAAATTTATGAAGAACCTGGCCGAAAAAAGTGACGCTGGGCGAGGAAATATGTTCATTCTCATGCCGCGTGATCCGCGAACCGGATTTGActtgaataaagaaaaactgcGGAAGGAAGAGCGTATCTTTCCTCGTGGCAGGGAGACGTCTCGCAGTCCGTCGAAGAATCCAAAGCGCCAAGGGTTTGCCATTTTCTCTGGCCCCTCCCAGCCCACCCTGTTCATTCTTCGGTCGTTACTTTCTGCCGGTGTTCTCGTAGAACTCGAATGAAAATACAGTAGAAGAAGCACGTCTCGCTGAATCGTTCGCACTATCGCGGCTACGTAGCAGAGCGGAATAATAATGAAGGAACTAGTGAACGTTCTTGGACCCACCCTAACCTCTTCGAGTGCCCAcatgtattattttacttgACTCAAAAGGAACTATACCGTGATCCCTAAATGAAAGacttgtaatataaatttttattttgtttttcttagaTCTGGTTTAGAGTGTTGGTTATGTGCAGCAGTTAGAGTTCAGTCTCTTGCACGTTTCAAATTATACCTATAGTTCAATTGGTTCATATGGTCCTCTTCAGGTCTTGATCCTCGCTTAATGCTCGCTAAAATAATTGTTCGCTAAATAGCGAAGTAGGTGGACAAATTGATCGTGACcctctctttttattttgaaattttccatcgtTACTAGCTTAATCTTATCTAGAAGATCACTGCCGTCTTGATCCTAGAGACActtcttttcttcaaaaaGACAGAATGTGCGAATGGTAGCACATAGAGATTCTTCCTGACCCGCGGGTTGTTGAAccgtaattgaatttatttattaacgaacgGGAGAGCTCTTAATTCGTTCGGCGCGCCTTTCCCGAGTAATAATGGAGAGACAGATCTTACCTCCGCGGCCAATAGAACGAAGGAAACGTTTCCCCGGTTTCAACATCGTGATCTGTTCCTTAATTCTCACcaactttaattaataacaatgaGCTTCCTTAAAAAATGCACGACATATAAGTAAGAAAGGTACacacttaaattaaaaacacacgGTACATGTACCATAATTCAGAACAATTTTCAGCCTTCACACATCCGCAAGCATTCGTTACCTCATCGTTTCCTCGCACACACGCGCTTATATACACTtcgcaaaataatttattatttcccaTTTCCTATACGAATGTTGCATATTAAATCTGTTAGTTTCCGCGGAAAATTGGAGGGAGCAAGGGCCAACGGTTAAAACGGTATTAGCGTGAAAAAGGTGCGTGGAATTTGAacagaaaaaaggaaatttggGGAAAGCTTGTCCAAACGAGGTGAAGCGCTTCCCGTCGCGCGGAAAACACCGGCCTCggaaaatattctgtattttcaCGCGCACCAGTACAAAGTGTCGGATTACAAGGCCGatcctttttctattttcagcGATATATTTCACGCTGGCCGTGTCACGCGGCCGGATTCCGACGCGGAAAACTTTCCGCGagattctattaaaattatgcGCGAAACGCGGGGTAACGACgagaaattttctgtttttcccCGTGGAATTCGCGCCTCGAGTAGTGACGAATATCTTGCAGCGgccaattttatttcacgtttaagtatatttattgtGTATAACCATTACTCCTCCTTGTACTTTAAGCGTTTTCTAATATAAACTCATATTCTTCGCGACACAATTTCACACGATCTAGATTTCGCTATATATTTAATAAGCTTAAATTTGACTCGATCTATACCCCGTAGAAACATAATTCAGGTTACACCTTCTTCACATAAAGGAGCATAACGTGTTACTaaattatctcatttattaaTCATCGCACGACCATTAACTCTAATAGACTGACGTGAAAAGAGGAGCTTCTTACGGTCGAATTAGATGCTCGTTCATTGATTAATAATCCCGTCGTTGAAAACAAGCTCTTTATTGCGGgctaaataaattcacgagcAAATTACAGGCCTTAAGTTCTCGTATCCTGGGGCAAACGTTCTGCTCCACCGGGGATATAATCTTTCTGCTGTTTTTCTCCTCTATATAATATACACATACTATACAGATGTTGATCCCAGCTCTCcccttctctttctctctctcgctccttCTGACATACTTTCCTTGGAGCTTTTAAGCGTTACGTTACTTGGCTCACCCTGCGCGATAATGGACTATGCTTTTTAAAGTGCTATAACACCGGCTATTATCGTTTTGCAACCGGTTCAGCCACAGCCCAGCACGGTGAAACTTCCTGAGAAAACCAGTTTCCATCGATATTTCTCGATCGATGATAATCAGTGAACGCCACGAGGAAAATTTTAAGCGTTCGAAATCATTCGCGGACAGTCTTGATTAATCGTTTACCTGCTTTGGTACAACACCATAATTACTATAAAAACCTTTGCGGAATGGTTctcaaattatttcagaaattctataattaaaaataatcgttgcTCATGAAACtgataaatactttattattgaaaCAGATTGAAAACATTAGAGTACTGTTTCCATAAGTATGTCAAACAGCCCTGAAAAGTTTCAGTCCAGTATGTCCCGTGGTCCCCTCCGAAAAGAATCCCTAACGTTTTCGATTCGGGGAAGGAAGCTCTTCTTCTTATGTAGGAAGTCGCGACCGGAACTTCCGGTGTATTCGGGAATTCTAATCGGACCACTCGCGAGTAACTCGGTTCGTTTGAAGCGAACCAACCTCGCGAGCGGCGAGgattctttaatttcagatTCCGACGAGAGCCCGCCGGGCGGAACTCGACGATTGCTGCGGGTACTTTTAGGGAAATGAAACTCGGGACCGTGAAGCTCGCGGCGGAATGCTCGCGGAAGCTAGGCGGAGTTAAGAAATGCTTTCACGGCTTCCGTCTCCCCTCGCTGCCCCAACACCTTGAGAAACGACCGACGGGGGCTCGGGGAGATGAATTTTAGGCATCGTTTGAAGACAATCGAGCGTTGAACCAACGACGACGGGGAGGTGGGAGGGCGGCTTCAACCTGTTGGAAGAATCGTGTTCCAACGGAATGCACAAGttattacagaatattttactcgaatcATATTTCGAGAGGTCGGTTTATCTCCCTACTTGAAGAGACAAAGACTGTTGCAGCGTTGCGCCAAAGTATATTCCTGAGAAAGAATATGAATTGCGTCTAAGGCTAAAGAAAAAGCTGTGTTTATCGATTTGTGATGCTCTTGAGGAACGTGCtgatcattatttattaacaatggAGTTTCTATAAGCctatagaaaatttcaagccGTCTCTTGATtagatttctaaaaatattcagatAAAACAGGGCTGCAATGTtgtatcaaataatattctcgaTATTGTACTCGATAACAGTTGAGAGGATTGAAAGCCCCTTGGCGATTATAAGTCTCCCCAAAAACTGGTTAAAAATCGTTGCGCAGCCCCGGAAGAATCACTCTGAAAGCTTCTCAGGGATCGAACGGTACTCGTTCATGGCGAGAGATAGGAGCAAATGGACAACGCGGATCCGTTAGCGGCTCTAACGAGCAGGATTACGGGCGTAGCTGGCTGCACGTCTTCGAGGTTGGAATCCAGATTTCCAGCCGGGTCTCATGTGATCACCGTGGAAAACACGTCGAGCACACTTCTGCGGCATTCTGGATAAAGGGCGTGGCAGCTCTCTCCCGACACCTGCTCGCCCAAACTCTCGGCCGCTCGGTACTCCCTGTCCCCGTACTCGTCGTACTCCTCCTCGGTGCTGGATGGCCTGGAATTCCATGAAATTAATCATTGGTCTCGCGGTTAAAGATTTACGAAAGAATAGGCAATAATTAAAGGGAAATTTCGAGTGTCGATGCCGATaagttgacattttttttatacgtatcTTTCAAGATTTATTGAACGGATTGAGCGTTGGTATTGGTCAGAACTTTAACAGTCATTCTGGGTTAAAGTTGCGcgcaaaatttattcaactcGTCGCTTGACCCCAAAGTCGAGGAATTTTAATCGAGGTTACACGATCAACTTTGAACCGGTGCCGTTCCATAAAAAAAGCGTACCAAGGGAATTCGGTTAACAGAATCCGAAACTCAAACTTTCAcgctttgaaatatttttattacatcgtTCCCCGGTTATTATTCGCGCAATTACTATCGGTGTGCACACGTgatctttcaaaaattctctTCGCTTTACGACTTGTTCCCGTGCAATTCGTCGCCCCCCCTCCCGCGAGAGATCGCGGCAGGAGAAACGGGGTGGAAAAGAATTCGGTTGGAGAAAGAGGGTCGAGGAGAGAGGGCGGAGGGGAGGGAGGGAGCGACGTGGCGTTCGCGGGATCAATAATGCGAGCGGATAGGCGAGAAACCCGCCAAGTTATTTCGCACCCCCTCTTGTTAATTGGCGTCGCGTTGTGCGGACATTGTTTAATCCTACGCTACACGACCGGCACGCAATTGTAATCCactgttatttattatgtcAGCGGTACTCCCGCCGCGGATTTTCGTCCAGCTTCCTGTTTGCGGCTCGATCGAGACTCGCAAGGCATTACGTTTGATCGAGGGGCCTCGTTTGATGCTCTAGGATTGAAACCAATGATTAGCAACTGACGAGACAGGGTGTAGAATTTTTTCTGAGGAACTGACGTGGAGCTTAGAGAAGATTGATAGTTGAATAGGCTGGTGAGACGGTCCTAGAAATCTTAGGAAGTATAGTCATTCTTCGACCGAGGTATACCTCGTGAATCCTTAACTTAGTTAGTCGCTTAGAAAACAGAGTAATGGAACCCTCATGGAACACTCCAGCTTTCGGGTACTACACAGAAATCATCCCTGGCATCTTGATCTCCTTGTACAGAATGATCAACAAAGAATCAACCGGAAGGATTAAAATCAACTCCCGTGACCTTTGAATCTTCTTGTCTCGTATGCTCAGATAATAAAGGTGGAAATATTCTAAATCCTCTTTTGAAAGCTGAAGAAGGATCCACGCCATAGAGGGATCAAGGTATCCACGACGAATGGGATTCTTTCATCGAGTGTACCTCTGCTGTAGCGCGTTAAGTTGTATATTATGTCCCGTTGCGGCGCGTTATGTCCTTTGTTAGCCAGCCAGGTTAGTCGGGATTAAGTCTGTGTAAGCCTGGATTTGCGTACGGCTCGAATGCCTGCGTATTTTACTTACTTAAAGAAGACTTGCAACAACTGTCCAAGCAGACCGTGTTTGCCGTCGAAAGGAGCGGATGCGACCTCGCAAATGGCCTTCATCACGCAAGCTTTTCCTCCGAATCCGTACAGACCCGCCACTTTCTCCAGAATTTTGTAGATACTCCACCTACTCTTCTGGGTGCGGGAGTAGTAGACTCCAGGAACGGTGAAATCTGTAGCGTTGCCCGGCAGGTCGTAGACGATTTTGGCGAAGATGCCTATGATTATGCTCTCGCTGTCCAGTTGCAGAGGGGTACCCAGACCAAAGATCAACTGTTGACATGGGAAAATGAAGATTAATTTATGACTCATTGATTGGAGTCTCTTGGCCAAGAGATGACCTGGTCGAGAGTAGTTTTTACTTGTAGCCATGACTTTCATAGCTGTCATAGATGTGCACCTATTGCAATTATAGTGAGGATGATCAGAATGGGCTGAATTGACTAGCTCATTCGAGAACAATTGTTTCGAATCTATCAGAGCTTGGGTGCCTCTTCGTGGGCTTTGCTGGTCGAGTACAGTTGTTTGAGAACTAATAGAGCCTATAGCTCCTTTACAGGATTTGCTTGATAGAAGCCACGAAGCAGTAGGGATAACGGAATTAAAGAACCGGATAGAGTAGGCTATCTCTCGAGTGCAATCGTCTTAAGTCTAATAGACTCGATAACCCCTCCGTAAGATTTGCTAGCAAGGAGAGCAACAGTGGGGTATCATTGAGTTAAAGAACTTGAGAGGGTGATTCACCCTTTCATCGCCattctttcgaataaaacggaGTCTACAACCTCTCTACACCCTACTACTATCCCTAACTAAAAACAACAATGGGATATCGTTGAGCTAAAGATCCCGAAGAGGTAGTTCATCCTCCCATCGCCATTCGTTCGAATACAACAGAGTCTACAACCTTTTTACAGCATACTACTACCCCTAACTAAAAGCAAAGGTGCAAAGAATCCAATTGAAACGCAACTCTGTCGAACTGTTCCCTATCTTGGGCCCTTTCCGATCTGCTGAAACATTCagacgaataataaaaaactttcGAACATCGTTTTCTTTCGTGTTTCCGTTTCGCCTGGTGTCAAACCCGCTCAATCCTGGCTGCGGAACGGTTCCGTGAAATCCGTCGTTGGGATGCTGGCGTGTAGCTACCAGGGGCCGAGATTCGATCAGGAAAGTCGCGGCTATAGCCGTTATTCATACGAGTGCGATGGGAGTGCGAAGAGGAAATTGGACGAGATCGGGTTGAAGTCCAGCGATGTCTGAGCGTTCCGGCGCGGGAAACGAATCCGGGGAATCGCTTCTCCTCATCTCTCGGAATACCATCAACAGAGCTTGATGAAGTGTTATCGCGGGGGCAAGGATAATCAGAAATTGTTGAGAGTTCGTCGTTGACTGTAGTAATCACTTTTCAAGCCTGAGTCTGAGATTATTAAAGACCCTCAAGATTCCATCATTCAAAAGCAAGAATCCGTGGTGAATGCTTGTGGAATCAGAGTGGATTGCTTTGGAAGAAACATTAACGAAGATGGTCTTCAGGGTGGTAGATGAGGATCTATTCAGCTACTAGATAGATAGTCATATCCTTTGAATTGAAGTGTCATGGACAAGATGGAAGCTTATTCCTATTAAGGTTAGCGATCAATGGCTCTTGAGCTCAGTCAAATTATTTAACTCGGATTCTTTTGCCATAACAAGGTCC
It contains:
- the LOC128873528 gene encoding uncharacterized protein LOC128873528, which gives rise to MTAMKVMATSKNYSRPGHLLAKRLQSMSHKLIFIFPCQQLIFGLGTPLQLDSESIIIGIFAKIVYDLPGNATDFTVPGVYYSRTQKSRWSIYKILEKVAGLYGFGGKACVMKAICEVASAPFDGKHGLLGQLLQVFFKPSSTEEEYDEYGDREYRAAESLGEQVSGESCHALYPECRRSVLDVFSTVIT